One region of Cucurbita pepo subsp. pepo cultivar mu-cu-16 chromosome LG03, ASM280686v2, whole genome shotgun sequence genomic DNA includes:
- the LOC111791553 gene encoding outer envelope pore protein 16-3, chloroplastic/mitochondrial-like, with translation MDASERRYLEDDDTSIMKTIKGATTGFVSGTIFGTIAATWYDVPRVERNVALPGLVRTLKMMGNYGMTFAAIGGVYIGVEQLVQNYRMKRDFVNGAIGGFAAGASVLGYKGKSIPTAISAGAALAVTSALIDVGGQTTRIDNGKEYYPYTTKKRSHIE, from the exons atggATGCTTCAGAGCGTAGGTACTTGGAGGATGATGATACGTCAATAATGAAAACGATCAAAGGTGCTACTACAGGATTTGTTTCAGGGACCATTTTTGGGACAATTGCTGCCACTTGGTATGATGTGCCCCGTGTTGAGAGAAATGTTGCTCTGCCCGGGCTTGTGAGAACCTTGAAAATGATGGGAAACTATGGGATGACATTTGCTGCTATTGGAGGGGTATACATTGGCGTTGAGCAGCTTGTCCAGAATTAtagaatgaaaagagactTCGTTAATGGAGCTATAGGTGGTTTTGCAGCTGGAGCATCTGTTCTCGGATATAAAG GAAAAAGTATTCCAACAGCCATTTCTGCTGGAGCTGCTTTGGCAGTTACTTCTGCACTAATTGATGTTGGTGGTCAGACCACAAGAATTGACAATGGCAAGGAGTACTACCCTTACACCACCAAGaagagatcccacatcgagtAG